TGATCCGATGATGAGACCCAAGACCGATTTGGAGACTTCCCCATGGCTGATGTTGTTATTTATACGCGCAAGATGTGTGGCTACTGCACGGCGGCCAAAAAGCTGCTCGGTGACAAGGGCGTGGCCTTTCGCGAGTTTGATGCAACATTCGACTTCGACATCAAGCAGGAAATGATGGCCAAGTCCGGCCGCCGCACCTTCCCGCAGATTTTCATCAATGACACCCACGTGGGCGGTTGCGACGATCTGTTTGCGCTCGACAAGCAGGGCAAGCTCGACGAGATGCTGGCGGGCTGATCTCCCATGTCCCAGACCGATAAGACGCCGACCTCCTTTCGTGCCGCCTGTGTTCAACTCCGCTCCGGTCGGGAGCGGGACGCCAATCTTGATGAAGCCGAACGGCTGATCCGTGATGCGGCGCGGGACGGGGCGGTCTATATCCAGACGCCCGAGCAGACCGCGACGATGGAAATGAACCGCAAGGCGCTGATGGCGGTGATTGGCGACGAGGCAGACGACCTTGGCGTCAAGCGGATGCAGGCGCTGGCAGAGGAGCTCAAGGTCTGGCTTCACATCGGGTCAATGTCTTTTGCCGTGCAAAGTGGTGATGAGACCAAGGCGGCCAATCGCAGCCTGCTGATTGCCCCGAACGGTGAGATTGCTGCACGCTATGACAAGATCCACATGTTCGATGTCGATCTGGAGAATGGCGAAAGCTATCGCGAGTCTGCGAGTTTTGAGGCCGGAGGTCGAGCCGTTGCCGCCGCTCTGCCGTGGGGCACATTGGGTCTGACGATCTGTTACGATCTGCGTTTCCCCTATCTTTATCGCGCCCTTGCACAACAGAAGGGGGCTGACATTCTGGCGATCCCGTCTGCCTTTACCAAGCGCACGGGCGAGGCCCACTGGCATGTCTTGCTCCGCGCCCGGGCAATCGAGCATGGCGCGTTCGTGCTTGCTGCCGCGCAAGGCGGAACTCATGAGAATGGCCGGAAAACCTATGGCCATTCGCTGATTATCGATCCGTGGGGGCGCATTCTGGCCGAGGCGGGAGACGAGCCCTGTTTCATCGCCGCCGATATCGACATGGGTCTTGTGGCCGAGAGCCGCCGGTCGGTTCCGTCGCTCAAACACGACAAGGCTTTTGAATTTTAACGATCTTGTTCTATATTAAGGGTATGTCATCAGACGCACGCATGAGACATCCGGCCCTTGGTTGCCGGAGCTTCTGCTGATTGGCAGGTTTGATTTTCCGTTCATCAGGGGTTCGACTTTGATTAAGTATTCGCTGCGATGCGATCAGGATCATCAATTTGAAGGCTGGTTTCGCAATAGTGAGGATTGCGAGGCACAGACCCGTGCGGGCCAGCTGGAATGCCCCTTCTGTGGCTCAAGCCATATCGAGAAATCGCTGATGGCCCCCCGGGTCAGTGGAACACGCAGTCAGGATGCTCCTGCCCAGCAAGTGCCGTCTCAGCCAATCGCCGCTCAGGATCAGCAGCCGGTTGCCCTTGGTGCGGGTGGCCCGGACCCGCAGCAGCTGCAATCGATGCTCAGAGCCTTTCGCGATCATGTGGTGAACAATGCGGACTATGTCGGCAACAAGTTTGCCGAAGAAGCCCGCAAGATGCATTTCAACGAGGTCGAACAGCGCGGCATCTATGGCGAAGCCAGCATCGAGGACGTGAAATCCCTTGTCGAAGACGGCATCGATTGTCTCCCTCTGCCGACCCTGCCAGAAGACCAGAACTAGGGCCGCTGAAGCTTGGGCGGCTCTGCGGTGCGGGTTGGGGCTGGTTTGAGGCTAAATTTGACCTTAAAAATGACGGGTCCTTTCGCACCAGTGAAAAAGATGTTCGGCAATCGCGGCCCAAAGCTGACTTTTTTGACCGCAAGATCTCACGAAGCGGCTTTCCCTTTGCTGCCGTTCGACAGGTATCTAGCTTTTGAATTTCATGACCGATTTTCGATAGTCGTCCGGTGTTTTTCCGATCATCCGGCGAAACATCGCGATGAAGGAAGAGGCGCTGCCATATCCGAGGCGGGCGGCGATGCTTTGGACGGGGTCTCCGGCCTCCAGCAGGGGCATCGCCTTCAACACCCGCAGCCTCTGCTTCCATTCGGCAAAAGGGATCCCCAGATCGCGCTGGCAGCGGCGAATCATGGTGCGCTCGGTTGCTCCGTGAAGTCGCGCAAATTCTGCGAGGGAGCGGTTGTCTTGCGGATTGGCCTGAAGATGCTGCAGGATCGGTTCCAACCGGCTGTCCGTCGACCATGGCAGGAAAGAGCCCACCTGCTGTCCTGCTGCAAATTGATCGACAACCACCTGCAAAAAGCGGAGGTGAGCCGGATCTGCCGGATCACACCCCTCAGTCTCCCTCAGATGTTCCAGCATGGTGTGCAGCATCGGGCTGACTTCTAGTGCGGTGGTCTCATTGGGTAGCGGTGCGCACAGATCGAGCGAGACATAAAGGGAGCAATGGACAGCGGCCTGCCTGTTGAGCCCTTGATGCTCCATGTTTGGCGGCAACCACACCGCATATTGGGGCGGCGCGAGGAAGTAGCCATCCTTGAGACTGATCTCCATCACACCGCTGTAGGAATAGACCAGCTCACCCCATGGGTGGCTGTGACGCGGATAAATGGCATTCTTCGGCATCTGAGCTGACCGGAAATAAAGCGGTTGCGGCAATTGTTCCCGAAACGGCGCATCATGAAAGCGCGGCTCACCGGTTCCGTCTGTCAGCTTTTCAATAGCAACTGTCATGAAATCAATATATACGGCATTAATGACAATTGCTATCTTCCTTGTCACCAGCAAGGAACACGATTTTGGATCACCGCAAACCTCTCGATCTGACGGCCATCGGCCTCATGATTTTTATCTGCGTTATCTGGGCCATGCAACAAATCGGCCTGAAGGCAACAGAAAGCTATGCCCCTTCTGTTCTACAGATCGGCATTCGCTCCGGGCTTGCGGCTGCCTGCCTCTATGCTTTGACTGGGGTGCAGCAAAACCGACCGGTCTTTTGGGGGATGACCGCCGCACTCGGCGCGGTGGCGGGTCTTTTCTTCTCGCTTGAGTTCTTCCTTATCGGCAAAGCCCTGCAATATAGCACGGCATCCCATGTGGTCGTTTTCCTCTATACCGCGCCGGTTTTTGCGGCGCTTGGTCTGCATCTGAAACTGCCGACGGAGCGTCTGTCACCCGTTCAATGGGGCGGCATTGTCGTCGCCGTCATCGGCATTGCATATGCCTTTTTGATGTCATCTGAGGTTCAGGCCGGAGCGACAAGCTCTGCTCCAACATTGATGGGAGATGCCATGGCGCTCGCGGCAGCTGCGGTGTGGGGCGCAACCACCGTTCTGATCCGGACGACACGACTCAGCGACTTGCCCGCGACACATGTGCTTTTCTATCAGCTTTCGGTCACTTCGATTGTTCTGATCGTGATTGCGGTCCTGACGCAGCAAATCGCGGTGATACCCTCAGCTCCGCTCTTCTGGAACCTTGCTTTCCAGACCATCATTGTCGCTTTCGCGAGCTTCCTTTGCTGGTTCTGGATGTTGACCCGTTACAAGGCCTCGCAGTTGGGCGTCTTTTCCTTTCTGACACCGTTGTTTGGTGTCATTTTGGGTGCTTTCCTGCTTCATGAGCCTCTGACGACCCCATTCCTGACAGGATCCGCCGGGGTGTTGATTGGCATCATAACCGTCAGCGCCAGCCCCTGGATCGGGAGGATCCTTGACGCCCATCGTCACCGCAACACAGATCAGGGGATCGCAGCATGAAAGCGCATATTGTTCTCGCTCACCCCGAGCCACAATCCTATAACGCCCATCTTGCCAAGACCGCTCAAGATCAGCTCGAACGCGAAGGATATTCGGTGACGATCTCTGATCTCTACGCCTTGGATTTTGATCCTTGCGAGCGGGCCAGCCACTTCCCTGATCGCATTGCTCCGGATCGTTTCGATGTTCAGAGCGAGCAACGCCATGCGTCATCTCAAGGGACAATTCCTGACGAAATTCAAGAAGAGATCGCCCGCCTTGAAGCCGCTGATCTGTTGATCTTGCAATATCCTATGTGGTGGCATCTACCGCCCGCTATTCTGAAGGGCTGGATGGATCGCGTTTTCATTTACGGGTCGGTCTATACCAGTAAGAAGCGTTTTGAAAATGGCGCCTTCACAGGCAAGAAAGCCATGCTTTCGGTGACAGTTGGAACGAGCCGCGAGACCTATGAGTATAACGGGCGCAGCGGTGACATAGACCTGATGCTCTGGCCGGTGAACTTCAATCTCGCCTATGTCGGGTTTGATGTTTTAGAACCATTCGTTGCCTATGGCGTCGAGGCAGGGCTGCGCTATTCATCCGCTGAGGAGGTGGAGAAATGTCTTCAGGCCATCACTAAAGACCTAAAACAGTCTCTTTCCGGATTGTCTTCACGTCCAACGATATCATTCAACAGGATGGAAGAATGGGGGTCGGACGGTCATATTGTTCCAGAAGCTAGGGCGCATTCGCCCTTTATAAGGCACAAAAAGCATCTGGATCTCGGATGAAACGGGCGGCCATTACCCCGTCATGGAAACAGGTTGTGGCTGTCCCATTCCTCCCGCGGGACGATTTCGCCTTTGGTGTGCTTGTAGGCTTCCACGGAAAGATGATCCGGGCTGGTTGTGCATTCGAATTGCAGGCGATACCACTTGCCACCTCGCCGATATGCCGCACCGTCGGCGATGATCTGATGCTCGCCATATTTCAGTGGCTCGAAAGCATAGGGAAGTACTCGCTCGGCATCCAGCTTTTCAAGGGTTTCTATATCGCAGCGCTGGACGAGCTGTTCGTCCGGCATCATTTCTTTAAATGATGCCGCCGCTTGGCCACTCAAAGAGGCTGCATTTGCGCTTGTGGCTGCCAGTAACAGGAGCAGGCCAACAGGAAGGAGAAGTTGATTTACCATGGTCTGGCTATATCAGCCCTAGCATTTTCTAAAAATTAGAAATAAAATAAGCTAGGCTTCTCAAATTCAGAAAGACCTATGGATATCCACCAGCTCCGCCTCTTTCTTGCGATCTATGAAAAGGGCAGCCTGTCGGCTGCCGCTGACAGTTGTCGCA
This window of the uncultured Cohaesibacter sp. genome carries:
- a CDS encoding DUF930 domain-containing protein, encoding MPDEQLVQRCDIETLEKLDAERVLPYAFEPLKYGEHQIIADGAAYRRGGKWYRLQFECTTSPDHLSVEAYKHTKGEIVPREEWDSHNLFP
- the grxC gene encoding glutaredoxin 3 is translated as MADVVIYTRKMCGYCTAAKKLLGDKGVAFREFDATFDFDIKQEMMAKSGRRTFPQIFINDTHVGGCDDLFALDKQGKLDEMLAG
- a CDS encoding DMT family transporter; the protein is MDHRKPLDLTAIGLMIFICVIWAMQQIGLKATESYAPSVLQIGIRSGLAAACLYALTGVQQNRPVFWGMTAALGAVAGLFFSLEFFLIGKALQYSTASHVVVFLYTAPVFAALGLHLKLPTERLSPVQWGGIVVAVIGIAYAFLMSSEVQAGATSSAPTLMGDAMALAAAAVWGATTVLIRTTRLSDLPATHVLFYQLSVTSIVLIVIAVLTQQIAVIPSAPLFWNLAFQTIIVAFASFLCWFWMLTRYKASQLGVFSFLTPLFGVILGAFLLHEPLTTPFLTGSAGVLIGIITVSASPWIGRILDAHRHRNTDQGIAA
- a CDS encoding NAD(P)H-dependent oxidoreductase, coding for MKAHIVLAHPEPQSYNAHLAKTAQDQLEREGYSVTISDLYALDFDPCERASHFPDRIAPDRFDVQSEQRHASSQGTIPDEIQEEIARLEAADLLILQYPMWWHLPPAILKGWMDRVFIYGSVYTSKKRFENGAFTGKKAMLSVTVGTSRETYEYNGRSGDIDLMLWPVNFNLAYVGFDVLEPFVAYGVEAGLRYSSAEEVEKCLQAITKDLKQSLSGLSSRPTISFNRMEEWGSDGHIVPEARAHSPFIRHKKHLDLG
- a CDS encoding DUF1178 family protein, translating into MIKYSLRCDQDHQFEGWFRNSEDCEAQTRAGQLECPFCGSSHIEKSLMAPRVSGTRSQDAPAQQVPSQPIAAQDQQPVALGAGGPDPQQLQSMLRAFRDHVVNNADYVGNKFAEEARKMHFNEVEQRGIYGEASIEDVKSLVEDGIDCLPLPTLPEDQN
- a CDS encoding helix-turn-helix transcriptional regulator; amino-acid sequence: MTVAIEKLTDGTGEPRFHDAPFREQLPQPLYFRSAQMPKNAIYPRHSHPWGELVYSYSGVMEISLKDGYFLAPPQYAVWLPPNMEHQGLNRQAAVHCSLYVSLDLCAPLPNETTALEVSPMLHTMLEHLRETEGCDPADPAHLRFLQVVVDQFAAGQQVGSFLPWSTDSRLEPILQHLQANPQDNRSLAEFARLHGATERTMIRRCQRDLGIPFAEWKQRLRVLKAMPLLEAGDPVQSIAARLGYGSASSFIAMFRRMIGKTPDDYRKSVMKFKS
- a CDS encoding carbon-nitrogen hydrolase family protein produces the protein MSQTDKTPTSFRAACVQLRSGRERDANLDEAERLIRDAARDGAVYIQTPEQTATMEMNRKALMAVIGDEADDLGVKRMQALAEELKVWLHIGSMSFAVQSGDETKAANRSLLIAPNGEIAARYDKIHMFDVDLENGESYRESASFEAGGRAVAAALPWGTLGLTICYDLRFPYLYRALAQQKGADILAIPSAFTKRTGEAHWHVLLRARAIEHGAFVLAAAQGGTHENGRKTYGHSLIIDPWGRILAEAGDEPCFIAADIDMGLVAESRRSVPSLKHDKAFEF